In Verrucomicrobiota bacterium, a single genomic region encodes these proteins:
- a CDS encoding amino acid ABC transporter permease: MKPSFLSFIIEPAGRRAPVWIRVVWMLLLATLLCFGVMSWAAGFSRGSWESVWKYRDVFWKGWLLTIVISLLSLCLSTLIGIVAALARRSRVLPLRSTALLYIDVVRGMPLLVLILFLYYVVANGMGLQDRLIAGILILSLFGGAYLAEMIRAGIESIPASQLESARAIGFTPWQTYRIVIVPQALRQILPPLTGQFASLIKDSSLLSIIAIGEFTLAAQQVNSATYRTLESYLPLALGYLALTLPISLLSKFLEQRLSYES; encoded by the coding sequence ATGAAGCCGAGTTTTTTGTCATTCATCATCGAGCCGGCGGGTAGAAGGGCACCTGTTTGGATCCGTGTGGTGTGGATGCTTTTGCTGGCAACCCTTCTCTGCTTCGGCGTGATGAGTTGGGCTGCCGGTTTCTCCCGGGGCTCCTGGGAATCGGTCTGGAAATACCGGGATGTCTTCTGGAAGGGATGGTTGCTGACGATCGTGATTTCCCTGCTCTCGCTCTGTCTGAGCACGCTGATCGGCATCGTTGCGGCACTTGCCCGACGCTCACGCGTTTTGCCTCTGCGGTCCACGGCGCTTCTTTATATCGATGTGGTGCGGGGTATGCCTCTCCTTGTCCTGATCCTTTTTCTCTACTACGTGGTCGCCAACGGCATGGGACTTCAGGACCGGTTAATCGCCGGGATCCTGATCCTCTCCCTGTTCGGCGGGGCCTATCTGGCCGAGATGATCCGTGCCGGGATCGAGTCCATTCCCGCATCTCAGCTCGAGTCGGCGCGGGCCATTGGATTCACCCCGTGGCAGACCTACCGGATCGTGATTGTTCCGCAGGCTCTCCGGCAGATCCTCCCTCCGCTGACTGGGCAGTTCGCATCGTTGATTAAGGACTCTTCGCTCCTCTCGATTATCGCGATCGGTGAGTTTACGCTCGCCGCCCAGCAGGTGAACTCGGCCACCTACCGCACCTTGGAGAGCTATCTTCCGCTGGCGCTCGGTTATCTGGCCCTCACGCTGCCGATCTCCCTACTCTCCAAGTTTCTGGAACAGCGTCTGAGCTATGAATCCTAA